A stretch of DNA from Streptococcus sp. NPS 308:
CCAGCTTAGGGTAAGGCAAGTGGAAACAAATGGCTGAAAAGTCACCCATGGTCCAATCATAGCGCTTCTTGTATTCATCCCAAGTCGTCCTGAGACTGTCCAGATATTGCTGGGTTGAATAAACGCCATTGACATAAGGAGTTGTTGAATAGTTTGGACGCCAGAAATCCATGATGTCGCGTGTTTGAGCCACATTGTCATTATTAAAGGCCATAATGCGTGGATTTTGCGTGATTAGCATGGCCACACTTCCAGCACCCTGGGTTGGTTCACCCGGAGTCGCCACACCATACTTGGCAATATCACTGGCAATGACCAATACCTTGGATTCTGGAGAAGTTTCCACATGTAACTTGGCATAATGAAGGGCAGCTGTTGCTCCATAGCAGGCTTCTTTGATTTCAAAGCTACGGGCGAAAGGCTGGATGCTTAACAGACCATGAACAAAGACTGCTGCCGCCTTACTCTGGTCAATTCCTGACTCGGTCGCCACGATGACCATGTCGATTTCTTCTTTATCTGTATCTGTGAGGATAGAGTTGCTGGCACTAGCAGCCAAGGTAACAATGTCCTCAGTCAGTGGTGCAATGCTAATTTCATTTAACAAGAGTCCCTTGCTAAATTTTTCGGGGTCAACTCCCCTTGCTTCTGCTAGGTCTTGTAATTTCAAGACATATTGACTGGTTGCAAAACCAATCTTATCAATACCGATTGTCATATTTACCTCTGTTTTTTCATTCATTGTAAAAAATCGTTTCATTCTATTTTATCACAAATAGGGGCAAAAGAGAGAAAAAAGACTTGATTCACCAAATCAAGCCTTTTCTTTGACTGCATTAGGAAGAGATTCCTCGTTGTTTTCGGATGTAGTAATAAAGCTTTAGAATTACCGTTCCACTTGCCATTCCAATAGAAATAACAAGGGCTAACATAACTACCAAAGTCGCGCTGGCAAGGGCATGACTGTAATCGCCTGTCACAAAGAAAGCTGTCGTCCGATAGGATAAATAACCTGGCACCAAGGGGGCAAGAATGGCCAAAACAAAAACCACTGCAGGTGTCTTATAGACAATACTTAAAATCTGACTGATACAAGAGCCAATTACTGCTGCGATAAAGGTTGCGACAATAACATTGGTTGGTTCTTTTAGAACAAGATAGAGGAGCCAAACGCCCATTCCCAAAATACCACCAGGTAGGAGCATGGAGCGTTGGACATTCAGTACGATTAAAAAGGTGATAATGGCGAGTAAACTCGCCACCGCTTGGAGTAAAATACTTGTTAGAGTCATCTTATGTCATCAAAACCAGGGCGACCGAAGTGCCGGCCCCTAAAGCGAGGGTAATGAGCAGAGATTCAAACATCTTGCTCATACCAGAGTTGATATGGTTAGTCATGATATCCCGAACCGCATTTGTCAGAGCAATCCCTGGAACAAAGGGCATGACTGCTCCTGCTATGATTAGGTCTGCTGTCGAAGGAAATCCAGTGTAGCGGGCCCAGAACTGGGCAATCAAGCCAAAAACAAAGGCTCCCGCAAAGGCTGTTACAAAAGGAATTCGGATAAACTTCTCGACGTAGAGAGAGAAGGCAAATCCAAATAAAGTCGCAATAGCTGCACCAAATGCGTCATAGACATTTCCCCCAAACATAATCGAGAAGAAGGGGGCACTAAGGGTCGCTGCGATGGTCACTTGGAACTTGCTATAAGGAAGGGGTTGATTGCCGATTTCTTTAAGCTTTGTAAAGGCTGTAGAGAGATCAATCTGGCCACCCACAAGTTCTCGAGATACTTGGTTGACATCACAAACTTTTTCGATGTTATAGGAGGATGACGTCACCCGCTTCATTCGAGAAATATTAGTATTTTCAATAGAAAAGAAAATAGCTGCGGGCATGGCAAGTACATTGCAATCCATAATCCCTTGTGAATGGGCAATACGAATCATGGTATCCTCTACCCGATGAATCTCCGAACCACTTTTCAAGAGAATGGTTCCAGCTAACATAATGACATCAATGACGGCATTCAACTCTCTCGATTCGTCCATTTTCTCCTCCTTTTTTCTACTCCCTATATTTTATCACAAAATCTTGTTAAAAAAAATCTTTGTCATGATTTCATGACAAAGATTCGTTTAATCTCGAGAACTTTCGCGGTTTCCTTCATTGTTTGGTTGATTCGTTGGAGGATTATTACCTTGTTGATTTCCTTGCTGGTTCCCTTGATTTGGTGTTGTTGTAGAACCTTGGTTCCCACGTTGGGCAGGATTAGAGGATGAAGTTGATGGTGGTGTTTTTGGTTTGTAGATGGAAAGTTTGATACGCGTGCTAGCAAGGTCAACCTTTTCACCAGCTTTTGGTGTTTGACTTACAACAGTTCCTTCTGCTGTTCCTTCAGGAGCAGTCGATACTTCAATAACCTCAATATTAGCCTCTTTTACTCCGACAATCTGAGTCAAGTTATTCTTTGTAAACTCGAGACTTGAACCGATGTAGTTCGGCATGCTGACACTAGTCACCTTCTTAGCCACTGTTAAGGTAATCGTAGTGGCTTTTGAGAGATCATAAGTCGAACCCGAAGCAGGGGTTTGTCTGAGGATGGTTCCGGGTTCGCTTTCGCTGGATTCTTCTTCTTCCATCTGGATTAGATTTTCTGGCACCTTTTTCTCCTTGAGTTCAGCCACGACTTCCGTATACTTGCGTCCGACGTAATTGCTCAATTGGAAAGATTGCTTCCCAGAAGAGACAACCAAATTGACCTTGGTTCCTTCTTTTCGGCCACTACCAGCTTCTGGATCGGTTCGAATAACGCGTCCTTCTGCTACTGTATCACTAGCCTCCGATTTCTCTTCGCCAGCTTCAAACTTGGATTTTTTGAGTGCTTCTTTGGCTTCTGCAACAGTTTGTCCAGCCACGTCAGGAATAGCAATCGTTGCAGGTGTTCTTGACAAAATCCAGATTAAAGAGGCTACAACCAATAGAAGGCTAGCTAAAAGAATCATATAGCGAGCTTTAAACTTCCGTTTTTTAGCTGGCTTTGGTGCAGGTGCTGGCTCAGCGACTGGTTGAGTAGCTTTCTTTGGCTGAGGACGCTCTTCCTGCGCAGGCGCTTTAGGAATAGACGTCAGTGTACTTTGTGGAACTTTAGGCAAGGTCTTGGTATCTGCCTTGCTGGCATCATCAAAGACCAATTTTGGTTCATTTCGGCGATTGTAGGACAAACTACTCGACAAATCTACATACATTTCCGAAACAGACTGATAGCGATCCGTCAATTTCTTGGCAGTTGCCTTGATGACAACATTTTCTAAAGCCTGAGGGACAGATGGGTTTTCAGCAATGACTGATGGAAGAGGCTTCTGGAAATGCTGGAGAGCAATCGTAACTGCACTATCCCCATCGTAAGGAATGTGACCAGTTAGCATCTCATAGAAGATAATCCCCATTGCATAGATATCGCTCTGGAAAGTCGCTTTAGAACCACGCGCTTGCTCAGGTGACAAGTAATGAACGGAGCCTAGCATCGAGTTTGTCTGAGTCAGACTGGTCTCCGCAAAGGCTACTGCAATTCCAAAGTCCGTGACCTTGGCTGTGCCATCAGGGGTCAGTAGGATATTTTGAGGTTTCAAATCCCGGTGAACGATTCCTCGAGTATGGGCTAAGCGCATTGCTAAGAGGATTTGTCCCATAATCCGAACTGCTTCTTCGTTTGAAAGAGGATAGTGTTCTTTGATATAACGCTTGAGGTCAAGACCTGCTACGTATTCCATAGCTAGGTACTGTTGACCATCTTCCTCACCAATATCTGTTATCCGAACGATATGAGGATGGTCCAGATCCGCCATGGCTCTCGCTTCACGTTGGAAACGTGCCACAGCAATAGGGTCTGTCTGGTAGTTGGTCCTCAGGACCTTCACTGCCACTTCTTCCCCGTCTAGGATCAAATCCTTGGCCAAGTAAACATCTGCCATGCCTCCTCGACCAATCTGCTTGACAATCCGATACCGCCCGGCAAAAATCTTGCCGATTTGGATCATTCTGCTGCCTCCTCGTTCATGTAAACAAGGGCAACCGTAATGTTGTCTAAACCTCCTGCATTGTTAGCGAAACGAATGAGGGTTGCCGCCTTGTCTGCTAGGGAAATATCGCTGGTTACGATATCATAAATCTCGCTGGCCGAAATCATATTGGTTAGGCCGTCACTGTTGAGCAGGAGATAATCCCCTGACTCCAGTGTAATCATTCCAAAATCTGGTTGAATCTCATCTTTTTGTCCGATGGACTGAGTGATGATATTTTTTTGGGGATGCGCTTCAGCTTCTTCTGGAGTCAACTGGCCAGCCTTGAGCAATTCATTGACCAAGGAATGGTCACTGGTCAACTGGTGGTACTCTTCTCCACGAATCAAACCGATACGAGAATCTCCAATATGAGCATAGATAGCTTGGTTGTCAATAATAGCCATAGCTTCTAGCGTAGTTCCCATACCTTTGTAGTCTTCGTCCTGACCTAGTTGATGAATTTTTTGATTTTCAATCTCTAGGTAGTGGGCAAACCACTCACGAACTTCATTGACTGAGTCGATTTGGGTATCCACCCAAGCCACGCCTAGGTCTGTTACCGCCATTTCACTAGCGATATTTCCTGCACGGTGCCCTCCCATCCCGTCAGCCAAGAGGATCATAGTGCGTCCTGCTCGGTTGACAAAGTGATTGACATAGTCTTGGTTATTTGTTCGTTTCTGACCAACATCTGTTAATAATGCTATTTCCATTGTGTCAGTTCCTTCCTAATCTGATATCTTACGAAATTGGCTAATGAAGAATCCATCACTTCCATACAATTCTGGAGTAATCAGGATACAGCCATCTTTCAGGATATCTTTACATTCGTGTTCTAGTTTAACCTGCTCGAACTCGGGATGACTTTCTAAAAACGCCTCAACGACTTGAAAGTTCTCCTCAGAGACAATAGTACAGGTACTATACGTTATTATACCACCTTTTCGTAGTGTTTGACAAACACTACCTAATATTTCCAGCTGAATTTCCTGTAGGGACGTGAAATCTGCCGTTTCTTTATTGTATTTGATATCTGGTTTGCGACGTAAGAGCCCAATACCAGAACAGGGAGCATCTACCAAAATCTTATCAAAAGAGTCCCGACCGAAAAACTCATGCACTTTTCTGGCATCCAATTTTTGCGTTTGCACTCGATCTGCCACACCCAGACGTTGGGCGTTTTCTTGGATCAAGTCCAACTTGTGATCATAAAGATCCAAAGCCGTCACCTTACCAGATGTGAGGAAAGAAGCCATATGGGCTGTTTTCCCACCCGGAGCTGCACAGGCATCTAGGACCTGCTCATGACCTTGCAGATCAAGAGTGGGAGCAACCAATTGACTGGACTCGTCTTGGATGGTAATAGCACCCTCTGAAAACAAATCATGTCCCGCAAAGTGTCCCTGCTCCTTGACCAAACCAGAAGCAGCCAAAGGTGAATCACTCGCCTCTAACACGGCTTTGATTTCCTCCTTTCGACTCAAGTCGGTCACTCGGATGCTGGCTTTGTTGCGCACCAAGAGGCTTTCAAAGATGGCTTGGGCTCGCTCTTCGCCGTATTCTTCCTTAAGTTTAGACACGAGCCAAACTGGGATAGAATAGGCAATGGAATCACGCTTATTTTTGCGTTTGATGCTGTCAATATCTGGCCAGCCTTCTCGCAAAATACGACGAAGGACGGCGTTGACCAATTTTTCACTGCCTTTTTTACGGGCTTTGGCTAGCTCTACCGCTTCATTGACTACAGCGTGATTAGGAATCTTATCCAGATACCGAAGTTGGTAGGCACTCATGAGAAGAAGAACATAGAGCCAGTTATCTAGCTTGTCTCGATCTTGGATAAAGTGGGACAGGTACCATTCTAAGGTGAGTTTGCGGGCTACCGTTCCGTAGACAATCTCAGTCACCAAACCCTTGTCTGCTGCTGAAAGTTGACTGCCCTTGAGGTGTTTATTTAAGGCAATATTTGAATATGCTTGGTTGACAAAAACATCCTCTAACACTGCTAGAGCTAGATTTCTAGCCGTTTCTACTTTAGTCACCAAATCGTTCTCCTACAGTCAATGTCCGTCCAACTCCGTTGAGGAAGGAAGCAATGTCCATCTTAGGCTTACCTGCTGGCTGGACTTGCTTGAGAGACAGAGCTCCTTCAGCCGTTGCGACGATCAAGTCCTTCTTGCCAATTGAGAGGATCTCACCTGGATTTCCCTGACCTTCTACTGGTAGGGCTTCATAAATCTTAAAGCGGTCACCCTTGAGAAAAGTGTGGGCAACAGGCCATGGGTTCATCCCTCTAATTTGGTTGAAGAGTTGGCGATTGGTTTTAGTCCAATCAAGTTTCTCTTCTTCTGGCTTAATATTTGGCGAGAAAGTGACTTGACTAGAATCTTGTGGTTCAGGTTGTATTTCTCCTGCTAGGTAGCCAGGTAGTGTATCCAAGAGTAAATCACGGCCAACGATTGCCAATTTCTCAAACAAGGTGCCGACATTGTCCTCATCTGTGATGGGAATACTGCGACGGGAAATCATATCACCTGCGTCCATCTCCTTGACCATTTCCATGATAGTCACACCAGCTTCCTCATCCCCTTGAATCAAGGCATAATGAATGGGGGCGCCACCACGGTGTTTGGGAAGAAGGGAGGCGTGAACATTGACCGCAAAGTCCATGCTATCAAGGAGTTTGCTTGGGAGAAACTGCCCAAAAGCAGCGGTCACAATCCCATCCGCTCCTAAATTCATAATAGCTTCCAGCTCTAAGCTTCCAGATAATTTTTCAGGTTGGTAGATAGGAAGATTTGCTTCTTTGGCAGCCTGCTTGACTGGGGTTTCTTGGATTACTTTTTTACGGCCGACAGCACGGTCTGGCTGGGTTACAACAGCTAGAATCTCGTAACGATCATCTGATAACAACCCCTTCAAAACTGTCGCTGAAAAATCGGGAGTTCCCATAAAGATTAGTTTTGTCATTTCTTCTCCTTCTTATAAAAATTGCTGCGGTTCGTGGTCAATGCTGAGACGAAGCTTGCTATTTTCCCGTTCTTGAGTCAAGGCCAAGACCTGGTTGAGGGTTGGTCCCAGCTCATCTTCTAAACGGTATTTAATCAAAATCTGGTAATGGTAAAGGTTGTGGGTGCGAGCAATGGGTTTTGGTGTCGGTCCAAGGATTTTACTAGTTTCCGATAAACCTGAGCGCAAAATTCCCATGACTTCATAGGCACGTTTGACAACCTCTTCTTCTTTCTTGTGAGAGAGGGTAATCCCAATAGTGAAATAATAAGGCGGATAGCCGAGTTGGCGCCTGATACTCATTTCATAGGCGTAAAAGCCTTCGTAGTCTTGGTCTTTGGCAAATCGAATGGCATAGTGATCAGGATTGTAAGACTGGATCAAGACCTGCCCAGCTTTTTCCGCACGACCTGCCCGACCAGCCACCTGAGTTAAGAGTTGGAAGGTTCTCTCGGAAGAACGAAAATCAGGCAGATTCAAGGCCGTATCCGCATTGAGCACTCCTACTAGGGTTACATTTGGAAAATCCAAGCCCTTGGCAATCATCTGCGTTCCCAGCAAGATGTCTGCTTCCCCTCGGCCAAACTGGTCAAGAAGAGCTTGGTGACTCCCCTTCCTGCGGGTCGTATCCACATCCATCCGCAGAATGCGAGCCTGAGGAAAGAGCTCTGCTAGCTCATCATAGGCTTTCTGAGTCCCCGTCCCATAGTAACGAATACTGCGGCTCTGACAGTTGGGACAGACATGAGGAATTCCCTTCGAAAAGCCACAGTAATGGCAGTTCATGGTCTTGGTATCCATGTGGAGAGTCAGAGAAATATCACAGTTGGGACAGCTATCTACCGTTCCACACTCCCGACACATAACAAAGCTAGAATAACCCCGACGGTTGAGCATGAGGACTACCTGTTCTTTTTTATCCAAACGGTCTTGGATGGCCTCTAGCAAAGGAGGCGTAAAGTTTGATGTCTCATTCTGCCCGATATAGTCACGAAAGTCAATCAATTGAACCTCAGGAATAGTGGCTAAAGGATTGGCCCGTTGGGTTAGACGTAAGTGTTGATAGACACCTTTTCCAGCACGCGCACGGCTCTCTAAGCTCGGTGTCGCTGAACCAAGGACCAGGGCTGCTTTATTGTACTGGGCCCGTAAGATGGCGACCTCTCTGGCATGATAACGGGGATTGCTGTCTTGTTTGTAACTAGCTTCATGCTCTTCATCGATAATGATGACACCCAGATTTTTTATAGGTGCAAAGATGGCCGATCTGGCTCCAACCACAACTTGAGCATCTCCACGCTCGACCTTGCGCCATTCATCGTACTTTTCACCATTGGAAAGGCCTGAGTGGAGGATAGCTACTTTCTCGCCAAAACGAGCAATGAAACGTTCCGTCATCTGTGGCGTCAGGGAAATCTCAGGCACCAGCAAAATGGCTGTCTTGCCCTTGTCCAAGGCTCCTTGGATGATTTGCAAGTAAACCTCTGTCTTCCCACTTCCTGTAATCCCTTGAAGGAGGAAAGGAGGTTGCTGACTGCCAATAGCTCTGATAACCGCATCGCGAGCTTGTCTTTGCTCTGGGTTCAGCTCCAAAGGTCTACTTGCTTCAATACCTTCGAAATAAGCAGCTGAACGTTGCACTTCCTTGTGGACTAGGGTTAGAGCACCTTGCTCCACAAAAAAGTTGACTTGCTCCCTCGAATAAGACTCTAACAAGCTAGCCAGAGGGGCACTTTCAGGATGAGCTAGCAAATAGTCTCTCAGCTCTGCCTTTTTCTTAGCACGCGCAGAAATCTCAATCTGCTCTAGTCGAGTAGCATCAACCTCATACCAAGACTGGGTCTTGACCTTCTTCTGATCGACTGCCTGATACTCTAAGCGGAGCAGACCTTTTCTCGTCAAACGCATCATTTCTGCCTGCTTGGCCAAATCTAGAGATGAAAAGGCTAGCGAATCTTCTGAACCAAACAAACGCTCTTTGTCTGCCTGGCTTAGGCCTTCTAAAGGATAGAGAATCTTATCATAACTGGAGTTTAAAAATCCCGGAAGCATGGCTTTTAGGATGGAGATTTTGTAAGAAAAGACAGACTTGCGTAACTCCTCAGCCAGCCAGAGTTGCTCCTGAGTCAAGACTGGAGAAAAGTCTAGGACTTCTGCAATCTCTTTCAAGTCCTGATCTGCAACTTCTTCATCCGACTGGGACTCCAAGGCCAACACAATCCCTTGGATTAAACGATTGCCCTTGCCGAAGGGTACATGGACCCGCATACCGACTTCCAGCATGTCTACAAATTCCTCAGGGACCTTGTAGCTATAGGGCTGGTCCGTCTGCATCAGGGGAACATCCACGATAATCTTTGCGATAGCCATCTTCTCACCTCCTTCTTGTCAGTACATTCTTGCAATAGAAAAAATAAGATTGAGTCCCCCCAACCTTAAATTTTTTCACCATCTTCTTTTTCTTTAGCAATTTGCTCTTTGATTTTCTTTTCTTCTTCTTCTTTGCGGCGTTTTTCTTCTTCGATACGGAGACGAACCGCTTCACGTTTTCCTTCTGGATCTGGGTGAATGGTTACATTTCCAGACTCGATTTCTTCCAAAGCACGAAGAGTTGATTTTTCAGATTTGAATTCTTGAGTTGCAGGTGCTCCAGCTTCTAATTCGTGGGCACGTTTTGCTAACAAGATTACGAGTGAATATTTTGATGGTACCTTGTCCAGCAAGGTATCGATAGAGGGTTTAAGCATCATTTGTTTGTACCTGTTTCCTATAGTTTATCGAGTAGTTGGAGATTTTGGCAACATTTCCTGATAGTGACCAATGACACGGTCCACACGGAAGTGTTCTGCTTCGATCACACGCTTGACACGTTCAGCAGCGAGGGGCACCTGATCGTTGACGATGGCATAATCATACTCACGCATGAGAGCAATTTCTTCCTTAGCTTTTTCGATTCGTTGGGCAATCACTTCAGCGCTATCTGTTCCACGACCTACCAAACGATCTTGTAATTCATCCAAATCTGGTGGTGTTAGAAAGATAAAGACAGCGTCTGGAACCTTTTTCTTAACCTGAAGGGCTCCTTGCACTTCAATCTCAAGAAAGACATCGATTCCCTTGTCCAAAGTTTCATTGACATAAGTCAGAGGAGTTCCATAATAGTTACCAACATATTCTGCATATTCCAACATCTGACCTTGACGGATCAACTCTTCAAATTCTTCACGAGTACGGAAGAAATAGTCCACTCCATCCACTTCACCAGGACGTTGCGCACGCGTCGTCATCGATACAGAGTATTGAAATTGATTCTCAGAACTCTCAAAAATCTCTCTTCTAACCGTTCCTTTCCCAACTCCTGAAGGACCAGAAAAAACGATTAGCAAGCCTCGGTCTGCCATTATGTCTCCTTTAGTTAGTCTGTGAAATAAAGTGAAATTTCTCTCGGATACTGATGATTGCGTCAGTTATCCTTCTACAGTCTTTCTATCTAGTGTAACAAAAAAGCAGTAATATTTCAACTGCTCTTTCTTATTTATTTAGCATAATCTACTGCACGAAGTTCGCGGATCACGGTTACCTTGATATTTCCTGGGTAATCGAGATTGTTTTCAATTTTCTCACGAACTTTGTGAGCCAAGATTGTGACTTTGTCGTCTTTGATTTGTCCTGGATTAACCATGATACGGATTTCACGTCCTGCTTGAAGGGCAAAGCTATTTTGCACCCCTTCAAAGCCATTAGCGATTTCTTCCAAATCATGGAGACGCTTGATATAGCTCTCAAGAGATTCACTACGAGCACCTGGACGCGCTGCACTCAAGGCATCTGCTGCAGCAACGATCACTGCAATGACACTTTCAGCTTCCACATCTCCGTGGTGGCTAGCAATGGTATTGACCACAACTGGGTGTTCCTTGTACTTACGAGCCAACTCCGTACCAATCTCAACGTGACTGCCTTCAACCTCGCGGTCAATAGCTTTCCCGATGTCATGAAGGAATCCAGCACGACGGGCAAGAGCCGCATTTTCACCAAGTTCACTCGCGATGATACCAGATAACTTAGCAACCTCAATCGAATGACGCAAGACATTTTGTCCATAAGAAGTACGGAACTGCAAGCGTCCCATGATCTTCATCAAGTCTGGATGGAGGTTTGGCGCACCAATCTCATAGGCAGCAGCCTCCCCATATTCACGGATTTTATTGTCAATCTCCTGACGGTTTTTCTCCACCAACTCCTCGATACGAGCTGGATGGATACGGCCATCCTTGAGCAACATTTCCATGGTCATACGAGCAATTTCACGACGAATCGGATCAAATCCTGACAAGGTCACCACTTCCGGTGTATCGTCGATAATCACATCGACCCCTGTCAAACTTTCAAAGGTACGAATATTGCGTCCTTCACGACCGATAATGCGGCCCTTCATGGTATCGTCTGGTAGGTGAACTGTCGAGTTTGTTGACTCTGCTACATACTCACCAGCGATACGTTGCATAGCCTGAACCAAGATATCTTTCGCAATCTTGTCTGAACGTTCCTTGACCTCTTGCTCTGCCTCACGAATGCGGCTAGCAATTTCCTTGGTCAAATTTTCCTCTGTCTGAGCCAAGATAATATCTCGAGCCTCAGTTTGGGAAAGGGAACCGATACGTTCAAGTTCAGCTTCTTTTTGTCTTTCGACTTCCTCTAATTGCTCTTCACGTGCATCAAGGTTTTTTGCTCTATCAGAAATACTTTGTTCTTTTTGTTCAAGTGTTTTTTCTTTGTTCGTCAAATTGTCGTCTTTGCGGTCAAGACTCGTTGCTCTCTCCGTCAAACGACTTTCGATTTGCTTGAGCTCCTGACGTTCTGACTTAAATTCAGCGTCCACTTCTTCACGGTATTTTCTGGCTTCCTCTTTGGCCTCCAATAGTGCTTCTTTTTTAAGAGACTTGCTTTCGCTCTTGGCTTCATTTAGCAATAAATCCGCTTCGCGCTCAGCTTGTCCTCGTAAATTAGTTGCTTCTTGTTCAGCATTTAGAAGCATCAACTCTGCAGCCTCTTGAGATGATTTCATCTTAGCTGAGATGCTGACATATCCAATGACTAAACCAATGATGACGGCAAAAACAGCAATCGCAAGTGTCATGAT
This window harbors:
- the rpoZ gene encoding DNA-directed RNA polymerase subunit omega, producing MMLKPSIDTLLDKVPSKYSLVILLAKRAHELEAGAPATQEFKSEKSTLRALEEIESGNVTIHPDPEGKREAVRLRIEEEKRRKEEEEKKIKEQIAKEKEDGEKI
- a CDS encoding ribonuclease Y produces the protein MEIMTLAIAVFAVIIGLVIGYVSISAKMKSSQEAAELMLLNAEQEATNLRGQAEREADLLLNEAKSESKSLKKEALLEAKEEARKYREEVDAEFKSERQELKQIESRLTERATSLDRKDDNLTNKEKTLEQKEQSISDRAKNLDAREEQLEEVERQKEAELERIGSLSQTEARDIILAQTEENLTKEIASRIREAEQEVKERSDKIAKDILVQAMQRIAGEYVAESTNSTVHLPDDTMKGRIIGREGRNIRTFESLTGVDVIIDDTPEVVTLSGFDPIRREIARMTMEMLLKDGRIHPARIEELVEKNRQEIDNKIREYGEAAAYEIGAPNLHPDLMKIMGRLQFRTSYGQNVLRHSIEVAKLSGIIASELGENAALARRAGFLHDIGKAIDREVEGSHVEIGTELARKYKEHPVVVNTIASHHGDVEAESVIAVIVAAADALSAARPGARSESLESYIKRLHDLEEIANGFEGVQNSFALQAGREIRIMVNPGQIKDDKVTILAHKVREKIENNLDYPGNIKVTVIRELRAVDYAK
- the gmk gene encoding guanylate kinase, which codes for MADRGLLIVFSGPSGVGKGTVRREIFESSENQFQYSVSMTTRAQRPGEVDGVDYFFRTREEFEELIRQGQMLEYAEYVGNYYGTPLTYVNETLDKGIDVFLEIEVQGALQVKKKVPDAVFIFLTPPDLDELQDRLVGRGTDSAEVIAQRIEKAKEEIALMREYDYAIVNDQVPLAAERVKRVIEAEHFRVDRVIGHYQEMLPKSPTTR